Proteins from one Streptomyces sp. NBC_00390 genomic window:
- a CDS encoding nuclear transport factor 2 family protein: MTTTADRFRAAVEKGDLGALDDLFTEDIRFYSPVKFTPFEGKAMVLGLFGVLLRTFEDFRYIGEFDGTAGTSADGAEAPSAVLLFRTTVNGKQIHGIDLLHFAGDETGRIKEFTVMVRPLSAVQALSDAVLAGLVADGLIAG; this comes from the coding sequence ATGACGACGACCGCTGACCGCTTTCGCGCCGCCGTGGAGAAGGGCGACCTGGGCGCTCTGGACGACCTGTTCACCGAGGACATCCGCTTCTACAGCCCGGTGAAGTTCACCCCCTTCGAGGGCAAGGCCATGGTGCTGGGACTCTTCGGGGTGCTGCTGCGCACCTTCGAGGACTTCCGGTACATCGGGGAGTTCGACGGCACCGCCGGGACCAGCGCCGACGGCGCCGAGGCGCCGTCGGCCGTCCTGCTGTTCCGCACCACTGTGAACGGCAAGCAGATCCACGGCATCGATCTTCTGCACTTTGCGGGCGACGAAACGGGCCGGATCAAGGAGTTCACGGTGATGGTCCGCCCGCTGTCCGCCGTGCAGGCTCTGAGCGACGCGGTGCTGGCGGGGCTGGTCGCCGACGGGCTCATCGCCGGCTGA
- a CDS encoding FAD-dependent monooxygenase encodes MDGTPGTSDGGDGTDRTGTMAADVVVVGAGPTGMLLAGDLAAAGVPVTVLERRPRETSNITRAFGVHARTLELLDARGLADELVQRGTSITRLRLFRRLSLDLSRLPTRFPFLLITPQYEVERLLERRAVDAGVHFRYGTELTGLDQTSDPGTVAVHVQDAQGVRSTVRARYVVGADGVRSSVRTALGLPFPGESVIRSIVLADVRLTDEPDDVLAVNGTGDAFAFIAPFGDGWYRVMGWNRKRQVPDSEPVDLDEMRDIARLALGTDHGMHDARWISRFHSDERQVPSYRTGRVFLAGDAAHVHSPAGGQGMNTGLQDAANLSWKLSCAIQGHAPDPDALLDTYQAERHPVGATVLRSSGAIVRLAMAHTPLQRAVRALASHFLNLIRPAATKAMGMITGIGISYAAPRGSHPLTGRRAPDLQLVEGRLYELLRKGGFVLVAAPGEDPAAPPAPGPVIRAHWATDRRTALLIRPDGYIAWADGRLSGRSGPVRPDGR; translated from the coding sequence ATGGACGGCACGCCCGGCACCAGCGATGGCGGGGACGGCACGGACCGCACCGGCACCATGGCTGCGGACGTCGTCGTCGTGGGCGCGGGCCCGACCGGAATGCTGCTCGCCGGCGACCTCGCGGCGGCGGGCGTCCCGGTCACCGTGCTGGAGCGCCGCCCACGCGAGACCAGCAACATCACGCGCGCCTTCGGCGTGCACGCCCGCACGCTGGAGCTGCTCGACGCCCGCGGACTCGCAGACGAGCTCGTGCAGCGCGGCACCTCCATCACCCGCCTGCGACTGTTCCGGCGGCTCTCCCTGGATCTGTCCCGTCTGCCGACCCGCTTCCCCTTCCTCCTGATCACCCCGCAGTACGAGGTGGAGCGACTGCTCGAGCGCCGCGCGGTCGACGCCGGCGTCCATTTCCGTTACGGCACGGAGCTGACCGGCCTCGACCAGACCTCCGACCCCGGCACGGTCGCGGTCCACGTCCAGGACGCGCAGGGCGTGCGGTCCACGGTGCGGGCCCGCTATGTCGTCGGCGCGGACGGCGTGCGCAGCTCTGTGCGCACGGCCCTCGGCCTGCCCTTCCCCGGGGAGTCGGTGATCCGCTCCATCGTGCTCGCCGACGTCCGGCTCACGGACGAGCCCGACGACGTGCTGGCGGTCAACGGCACGGGGGACGCGTTCGCGTTCATCGCCCCCTTCGGCGACGGCTGGTACCGGGTCATGGGGTGGAACCGCAAGCGCCAGGTCCCCGACAGCGAGCCCGTCGATCTCGACGAAATGCGCGACATCGCCCGCCTCGCCCTCGGCACCGACCACGGCATGCACGACGCACGCTGGATCTCCCGCTTCCACAGTGACGAGCGCCAGGTTCCCTCGTACCGCACCGGCCGGGTCTTCCTCGCGGGAGACGCCGCGCATGTGCACTCCCCGGCCGGCGGCCAGGGGATGAACACCGGCCTGCAGGACGCGGCGAACCTGTCCTGGAAGCTGTCCTGCGCGATCCAGGGCCACGCCCCCGACCCCGACGCCCTGCTGGACACCTACCAGGCGGAGCGCCATCCGGTCGGCGCGACGGTGCTCCGCAGCAGTGGCGCGATCGTGCGTCTCGCGATGGCTCACACCCCGCTCCAGCGCGCCGTCCGCGCCCTGGCCTCGCACTTCCTGAACCTGATCCGCCCGGCCGCCACGAAGGCCATGGGCATGATCACCGGCATCGGCATCTCGTACGCCGCTCCGCGCGGCTCCCACCCCCTCACAGGCCGGCGCGCCCCCGACCTCCAACTCGTCGAGGGCAGGCTGTACGAGCTGCTGCGCAAGGGGGGTTTCGTGCTGGTGGCCGCGCCCGGCGAAGACCCTGCCGCCCCGCCCGCGCCCGGCCCTGTCATACGGGCGCACTGGGCCACGGACAGGCGCACCGCGCTCCTGATCCGTCCCGACGGCTACATCGCCTGGGCGGACGGCCGGCTGAGCGGTCGGTCAGGTCCCGTCCGCCCGGACGGCCGCTGA
- a CDS encoding helix-turn-helix transcriptional regulator, translating to MTTDQIVTLRGEGELVRRAGHLFGAARQEFLCAAADLVTWSAGVNAAFAEGYRPSLVMGLSMRKIYTPRALADDDSERRLVRIAGSGAQVRISTAPLAREAIIIDRRIAILAGAEAGGVRTYSVVRSPDVVHGVRALFGVAWETATDLAEYRRLRASPPPELNEQARDILRMLSAGHTDETASRHLGMSLRTYRRRVAELMTLLGATSRFQAGLRAREFDAGSR from the coding sequence ATGACCACTGATCAGATCGTGACCCTGCGGGGTGAGGGGGAACTGGTTCGCCGGGCAGGGCATCTGTTCGGCGCTGCCCGTCAGGAGTTCCTGTGCGCGGCAGCCGACCTGGTGACCTGGTCGGCCGGGGTGAACGCCGCTTTTGCCGAGGGCTACCGGCCCTCGCTGGTCATGGGTCTGTCGATGCGCAAGATCTACACCCCACGGGCGCTGGCCGACGACGACTCCGAGCGCCGGCTGGTCAGGATCGCCGGCTCCGGAGCCCAGGTGCGGATCTCCACCGCACCCCTCGCCCGCGAGGCGATCATCATCGACCGGCGGATCGCGATCCTCGCCGGGGCAGAGGCCGGTGGGGTGCGGACGTACTCGGTGGTGCGGTCCCCCGATGTCGTCCACGGTGTCCGGGCGCTGTTCGGTGTGGCCTGGGAGACCGCGACGGATCTGGCCGAGTACCGGCGTCTGCGGGCCTCGCCCCCGCCCGAACTGAACGAGCAGGCCCGGGACATCCTGCGGATGCTCAGCGCCGGGCACACCGACGAGACCGCGTCACGTCATCTGGGTATGTCTCTGCGGACCTACCGCAGACGGGTCGCCGAGTTGATGACGCTGCTCGGCGCCACGTCACGGTTCCAGGCGGGGCTGCGGGCACGGGAGTTCGACGCCGGGAGCCGGTGA
- a CDS encoding TetR/AcrR family transcriptional regulator — protein MTMEASGGPRRSDTTKAAILEAARERFAADGYERATIRAIARDAGIDPSMVMRYYGNKEGLFAAASEFDLRLPELRALPAKHIGAVLVSHFLDRWEQDEVLTALLRASVTNAAAAERAHEIFREQLGPVAAGVCPDPAQAPRRAALAASQILGMALARYVLRFPPAVEMSREEVVRWLAPTVQRYLTEVQP, from the coding sequence ATGACGATGGAAGCCTCAGGCGGACCGCGCCGCTCCGATACGACCAAGGCCGCGATCCTCGAAGCCGCCCGCGAGCGTTTCGCCGCCGACGGATACGAGCGCGCGACCATCCGCGCCATCGCCCGCGACGCGGGCATCGATCCCTCGATGGTCATGCGCTACTACGGGAACAAGGAGGGGCTGTTCGCCGCCGCCTCCGAATTCGACCTCCGGCTGCCGGAGTTGCGTGCGCTGCCCGCGAAGCACATAGGTGCGGTGCTCGTCTCCCACTTCCTGGACCGGTGGGAGCAGGACGAGGTGCTGACGGCGTTGCTGCGGGCGAGTGTCACCAATGCGGCAGCTGCCGAGCGGGCCCACGAGATATTCAGGGAGCAGCTGGGCCCGGTCGCCGCGGGCGTGTGTCCGGACCCCGCGCAGGCCCCGCGCCGGGCCGCGCTCGCTGCCTCGCAGATCCTCGGCATGGCGCTGGCCCGTTATGTCCTGCGCTTTCCGCCCGCCGTGGAGATGTCACGCGAGGAAGTGGTCCGCTGGCTCGCCCCCACGGTGCAGCGCTATCTGACCGAGGTGCAGCCCTAG
- a CDS encoding DUF2637 domain-containing protein, with the protein MYDEYGYGSAAAHPDVIGRAGWADPYLTSNEVSLGGYQTMTPLTPEILDEPWDPAVELEQMLQTNAWQEFGTVPPAPDGDPLARPNEITTELPFARLSSRGHRRRAPARKSRFTLVQTASFCLATLGAVVVSMVSVFGGMVALDPLRHIAAPRMAEGLAGWWPLLVYGPWLVASLSILRASLHQRRVVHSWSVVLFFSTLTTVLCVAHAPRTLTDAAAAALPPLAALACFQQLVRQITLTRPPRQAAARHRTAASSSARPSSHEQGSNSSHEQGSKGTWTQSSMFPFGGAARGEQGPVRNVFPPQ; encoded by the coding sequence ATGTATGACGAGTACGGCTATGGTTCAGCGGCTGCTCACCCCGATGTGATCGGCCGGGCAGGGTGGGCGGACCCCTATCTCACGTCCAACGAGGTCTCGCTGGGCGGCTATCAGACGATGACTCCCCTTACCCCGGAGATCCTTGACGAGCCGTGGGATCCGGCGGTCGAACTTGAACAAATGCTGCAGACCAACGCGTGGCAGGAGTTCGGCACAGTTCCTCCGGCACCGGACGGCGACCCGCTCGCACGGCCGAACGAGATCACCACCGAACTGCCCTTCGCGCGGCTCTCCTCCCGCGGTCACCGGCGGCGGGCCCCCGCGCGGAAGTCCAGGTTCACGCTGGTCCAGACGGCGAGCTTCTGCCTTGCCACGCTGGGTGCGGTCGTCGTCTCCATGGTGAGCGTCTTCGGGGGCATGGTCGCCCTGGATCCGCTGCGCCACATCGCCGCGCCGCGCATGGCCGAGGGGCTGGCCGGCTGGTGGCCGCTGCTGGTCTACGGGCCCTGGCTGGTTGCTTCGCTCTCCATCCTGCGTGCCTCGCTCCACCAGCGCCGTGTCGTGCACTCGTGGTCGGTCGTGCTGTTCTTCTCCACGCTCACCACCGTGCTGTGCGTGGCGCATGCTCCGCGGACGCTCACCGACGCGGCAGCGGCTGCGCTGCCTCCCCTCGCGGCTCTGGCCTGCTTCCAGCAGTTGGTCAGGCAGATCACCTTGACCCGGCCGCCTCGCCAGGCTGCCGCGCGCCATCGCACTGCCGCGTCCTCTTCCGCTCGGCCCTCGTCCCACGAGCAGGGCAGCAACTCGTCCCACGAGCAGGGAAGCAAAGGGACGTGGACGCAGAGCTCGATGTTCCCGTTCGGCGGCGCCGCACGTGGCGAACAAGGACCTGTGAGAAATGTGTTTCCCCCGCAGTAG
- a CDS encoding SDR family oxidoreductase, with product MTAAGTPVAVITGASSGIGAATARQLAGAGFHVVLTARRKDRVEALAAELTAAGRQATAHALDVTDRPAVDAFAASLDRVDALVNNAGGAIGADPVATGDPADWRQMYETNVIGTLNLTQALLPALTASGDGTVVVLSSTAGLSTYEGGAGYVAAKHGAHVLAETLRLEIVGSPVRVIEIAPGMVKTEEFATTRFRGDTEKAAKVYEGVADPLTADDVADVITWAITRPSHVNIDLLVVRPRAQASNSKVHRAP from the coding sequence ATGACAGCCGCTGGGACCCCCGTCGCGGTCATCACCGGAGCCAGCAGCGGCATCGGTGCGGCCACCGCCCGACAGCTCGCCGGTGCCGGTTTCCACGTCGTACTCACCGCTCGCCGCAAGGACCGTGTCGAGGCCCTCGCCGCCGAGCTCACCGCAGCGGGCCGTCAGGCCACCGCGCATGCGCTCGATGTCACCGACCGGCCCGCGGTCGACGCTTTCGCCGCATCGTTGGACCGCGTCGACGCCCTGGTGAACAACGCGGGCGGCGCCATCGGCGCCGACCCCGTCGCCACCGGCGACCCGGCCGACTGGCGGCAGATGTACGAGACCAACGTCATCGGCACGCTCAACCTCACCCAGGCCCTGCTCCCCGCGCTCACCGCGAGCGGAGACGGCACGGTCGTGGTCCTCTCCTCCACCGCCGGGCTCTCCACCTACGAGGGCGGCGCCGGCTACGTCGCCGCGAAGCACGGCGCCCACGTGCTTGCCGAGACCCTGCGCCTGGAGATCGTCGGCAGCCCGGTCCGGGTGATCGAGATCGCTCCCGGCATGGTCAAGACCGAGGAGTTCGCCACCACCCGCTTCCGCGGCGACACCGAGAAGGCCGCCAAGGTCTACGAGGGCGTGGCCGATCCGCTGACCGCCGACGACGTGGCCGACGTCATCACCTGGGCGATCACCCGCCCCTCCCACGTCAACATCGACCTTCTCGTGGTGCGGCCTCGCGCCCAGGCCTCCAACTCCAAGGTGCACCGCGCACCGTGA
- a CDS encoding oxidoreductase: MATNDMTDATTTTTTAGISGTHAAHAGLWHLGDDLKVARMGFGAMRLPAPDWDGPAGDPDRAVAVLRRAVELGVNHIDTAAFYFYKHLSANALIRTALHPYADDLVIATKVGPGRTPEGEWMSPASPTELKAAVHRNLRELGRDHLDLVYLRRLPSVESLSEQFGALAALREQGLIRHLGLSNVRPDHLAEAEQIAPVVAVQNQFNLVTRPGAAMVGICADKGIAFVPYFPLGGLGIAETRRLQGIADRHGATPVQVMLAGLLSLSPTVLLIPGTSSPAHLEENVAAGTLRLHAEDLAELDSISRR, from the coding sequence ATGGCCACGAACGACATGACTGATGCGACCACCACGACAACCACCGCCGGCATCTCCGGGACTCACGCCGCCCACGCCGGACTCTGGCACCTCGGCGACGACTTGAAGGTCGCCAGGATGGGCTTCGGCGCGATGCGGTTGCCGGCACCGGACTGGGACGGCCCGGCCGGCGACCCCGACCGGGCCGTCGCCGTCCTGCGCCGGGCGGTCGAGCTGGGTGTGAACCACATCGACACCGCGGCTTTCTACTTCTACAAGCACCTCTCGGCCAACGCGCTGATCCGCACCGCTCTGCACCCCTACGCCGACGACCTGGTGATCGCCACCAAGGTCGGCCCCGGCCGCACCCCCGAAGGCGAATGGATGTCGCCCGCCAGCCCGACCGAGCTGAAAGCCGCCGTCCACCGGAATCTGCGCGAACTCGGACGGGACCACCTCGACCTTGTCTATCTGCGCCGTCTGCCGAGCGTCGAATCGCTCTCCGAGCAGTTCGGCGCCCTCGCGGCGCTGCGCGAGCAGGGCCTCATCCGGCATCTCGGTCTCAGCAACGTCCGCCCCGATCACCTCGCCGAGGCGGAGCAGATCGCACCCGTGGTCGCGGTGCAGAACCAGTTCAACCTGGTGACCCGTCCCGGCGCCGCCATGGTCGGCATCTGCGCCGACAAGGGCATCGCCTTCGTGCCCTACTTCCCGCTCGGCGGCCTGGGCATCGCGGAGACCAGGCGGCTCCAGGGCATCGCCGACCGGCACGGGGCGACACCTGTCCAGGTCATGCTCGCGGGGCTCCTGTCCCTGTCCCCGACCGTGCTGCTCATTCCCGGCACTTCCTCACCGGCACACCTCGAGGAGAACGTGGCGGCGGGCACCCTCCGCCTCCACGCCGAGGACCTTGCCGAACTGGACTCGATCAGCCGGCGATGA
- a CDS encoding MarR family winged helix-turn-helix transcriptional regulator, translated as MTQESSAPRDRLMNEMFAASRRYMASYALFNQALADHLQLHPTDLQCLNLLGLEDRPVTTGRIAELTGLTTGSATRLVDRLERAGYVTRERDAHDRRRVLVSLVPERMAEFGALWERVGGPWAAMFDAYSDDEIALLTAHMRRTVEVSAGQVERLRGGGFDA; from the coding sequence ATGACGCAGGAGAGTTCGGCGCCGCGTGACAGGCTGATGAACGAGATGTTCGCCGCCTCGCGGCGGTACATGGCCTCGTACGCCCTTTTCAACCAGGCCCTCGCCGACCATCTGCAGCTGCACCCCACCGATCTGCAGTGCCTGAACCTGCTGGGGCTGGAAGACCGGCCCGTCACCACCGGGCGTATTGCCGAGTTGACCGGGCTCACCACCGGTTCGGCCACGCGGCTCGTCGACCGGCTCGAGCGCGCCGGGTACGTCACGCGCGAGCGGGACGCCCATGACCGCCGGCGGGTGCTGGTGTCGCTGGTGCCCGAGCGGATGGCGGAGTTCGGCGCGCTGTGGGAGCGGGTCGGCGGCCCGTGGGCCGCCATGTTCGATGCGTACAGCGACGACGAGATCGCCCTGCTCACCGCGCACATGCGGCGCACCGTAGAGGTGAGTGCGGGCCAGGTCGAGCGGCTGCGCGGCGGCGGGTTCGACGCGTAG
- a CDS encoding YnfA family protein, producing the protein MLIARSVALFVLAALFEIGGAWLVWQGVRGSDGGGRGWIWIGAGVIALGLYGFVATLQPEGEFGRILAAYGGVFVAGSIAWGMVADGYRPDRWDVIGALICLAGMAVIMYAPRGR; encoded by the coding sequence ATGCTCATCGCCCGCTCTGTCGCCCTGTTCGTCCTGGCCGCGCTGTTCGAGATCGGCGGCGCATGGCTCGTCTGGCAGGGCGTGCGGGGCAGCGACGGCGGCGGACGCGGCTGGATCTGGATCGGCGCGGGCGTGATCGCCCTCGGCCTCTACGGCTTCGTGGCCACGCTCCAGCCGGAAGGCGAGTTCGGCCGCATCCTCGCCGCGTACGGCGGAGTCTTCGTGGCGGGCTCGATCGCCTGGGGCATGGTCGCGGACGGCTACCGGCCCGACCGCTGGGACGTCATCGGCGCGCTGATCTGCCTCGCGGGCATGGCAGTGATCATGTACGCCCCTCGCGGACGCTGA